From the Choloepus didactylus isolate mChoDid1 chromosome 22, mChoDid1.pri, whole genome shotgun sequence genome, one window contains:
- the LOC119518605 gene encoding proteasome subunit alpha type-1-like isoform X2, with protein MLKPPLAYLLNSQRKQNGFGKYKNESLVSFAGGLSQSRAGTMFRNQYDNDVTVRSPQGRIHQIEYAMEAVKQGSATVGLKSKTHAVLVALKRAQSELAAHQKKILHVDNHIGISIAGLTADARLLCNFMRQECLDSRFVFDRPLPVSRLVSLIGSKLVMMIWALIFSKPVHLQTILTAELCPLEPVLSQHVLTWKDICLSLWSVI; from the exons ATGCTCAAACCACCCTTAGCTTATCTTTTAAATAGTCAGAGGAAACAAAATGGCTTTGGTAAGTATAAAAATGAATCATTGGTGAGCTTTGCTGGAGGCCTCAGCCAGTCCCGCGCGGGAACCATGTTTCGCAACCAGTATGACAATGATGTCACTGTTCGGAGCCCTCAGGGCAGAATTCATCAAATTGAATATGCAATGGAAGCTGTCAAGCAAGGTTCAGCCACAGTTGGGCTGAAATCGAAAACCCATGCAGTGTTGGTTGCACTGAAGAGGGCACAATCAGAGCTTGCAGcccatcaaaaaaaaattctccatgtTGACAACCATATTGGAATCTCAATTGCGGGGCTTACTGCTGATGCTAGACTGTTATGTAATTTCATGCGCCAGGAATGTTTGGATTCCAGATTTGTATTTGACAGACCTCTTCCCGTGTCTCGTCTTGTATCGCTAATTGGAAGCAA GCTGGTTATGATGATATGGGCCCTCATATTTTCCAAACCTGTCCATCTGCAAACTATTTTGACTGCAGAGCTATGTCCATTGGAGCCCGTTCTCAGTCAGCACGTACTTACTTGGAAAGACATATGTCTGAGTTTATGGAGTGTAATTTGA
- the LOC119518605 gene encoding proteasome subunit alpha type-1-like isoform X1, with amino-acid sequence MLKPPLAYLLNSQRKQNGFGKYKNESLVSFAGGLSQSRAGTMFRNQYDNDVTVRSPQGRIHQIEYAMEAVKQGSATVGLKSKTHAVLVALKRAQSELAAHQKKILHVDNHIGISIAGLTADARLLCNFMRQECLDSRFVFDRPLPVSRLVSLIGSKTQIPTQRYGRGPYGVGLLIAGYDDMGPHIFQTCPSANYFDCRAMSIGARSQSARTYLERHMSEFMECNLNELVKHGLRALRETLPAEQDLTTKNVSIGIVGQDLEFMIYDDDDVSPFLEGLEERLQRKTQPAQPSEEPAEKADEPMEH; translated from the coding sequence ATGCTCAAACCACCCTTAGCTTATCTTTTAAATAGTCAGAGGAAACAAAATGGCTTTGGTAAGTATAAAAATGAATCATTGGTGAGCTTTGCTGGAGGCCTCAGCCAGTCCCGCGCGGGAACCATGTTTCGCAACCAGTATGACAATGATGTCACTGTTCGGAGCCCTCAGGGCAGAATTCATCAAATTGAATATGCAATGGAAGCTGTCAAGCAAGGTTCAGCCACAGTTGGGCTGAAATCGAAAACCCATGCAGTGTTGGTTGCACTGAAGAGGGCACAATCAGAGCTTGCAGcccatcaaaaaaaaattctccatgtTGACAACCATATTGGAATCTCAATTGCGGGGCTTACTGCTGATGCTAGACTGTTATGTAATTTCATGCGCCAGGAATGTTTGGATTCCAGATTTGTATTTGACAGACCTCTTCCCGTGTCTCGTCTTGTATCGCTAATTGGAAGCAAGACCCAGATACCAACCCAACGATATGGCCGAGGACCATATGGTGTGGGACTGCTCATTGCTGGTTATGATGATATGGGCCCTCATATTTTCCAAACCTGTCCATCTGCAAACTATTTTGACTGCAGAGCTATGTCCATTGGAGCCCGTTCTCAGTCAGCACGTACTTACTTGGAAAGACATATGTCTGAGTTTATGGAGTGTAATTTGAATGAACTGGTTAAACATGGTCTGCGTGCCTTAAGAGAGACACTTCCTGCAGAGCAGGACCTAACTACAAAGAATGTTTCCATTGGAATTGTTGGTCAAGACTTAGAGTTTATGatctatgatgatgatgatgtgtcTCCATTCCTGGAAGGTCTTGAGGAAAGACTACAGAGAAAGACACAGCCTGCTCAACCTTCTGAAGAACCTGCAGAAAAGGCTGATGAACCAATGGAACATTAA